One genomic window of Micropterus dolomieu isolate WLL.071019.BEF.003 ecotype Adirondacks linkage group LG14, ASM2129224v1, whole genome shotgun sequence includes the following:
- the ercc4 gene encoding DNA repair endonuclease XPF isoform X2 codes for MTPSLCFSRWWESKSILVYRAHKIIESCQEAFILRLFRQKNKTGFIKAFTDKATAFSSGFCQVERVMRNLFIKKLYLWPRFQASVNTALDRHKPEVVELHVSLSPAMRAIQSSIMDIMSACLKELKRYNPTLEAEDLSLENTLGNAFDKTIHHYLDPLWHQLGAKTKALVQDLKVLRVLLLYLTQYDCVTFLNLLESLRSSQKIFGSNSGWLFLDSSTSMFVNARSRVYRIPESKKKLKVGAEAEKSSSALEVKRELVLEKSPKWAALSEVLQEIERENKSSQREPGRVLICASDDRTCAQLQQYIRHGSEWLLNRLYARTIAKRDSAAAAAFDLDLHKKGKGWPKKGAKGKEPAQKKNTKSKKRPSLTLTQMMGKNEGDAAMMGSSGDEDDMTDEDVGEEEQLKMDLSSDAYYGILKEPLTVIHPLKGLTDPHSLTRVLHEVEPSFVVLYDAELSFVRQLEIHKASRPGKPLRVYFLIYGGSTEEQKYLTALSKEKKAFEHLIREKATMVIPEEREGREDTNLDLARNLEPANATTNTRKAGGQEQHKEPSRVIVDMREFRSELPSLLHRRGLDIDPVTLEVGDYILTPDTCVERKSVSDLIGSLQSGRLYTQCVSMNRYYRKPVLLIEFDPAKPFSLMARSDFRHEISSNDISSKLTLLTLHFPRLRILWCPSPHATAELFLDLKQGRSEPDAAAAQAVTAESDMVAESAALYNPGPYDFLLKIPGVNMKNYRALIKNADSLADLAKLSQDKLAEILGNANSAKLLYEFLHNVADVPAPAQKAKLT; via the exons atgacccctagcttgtgttTCAGTCGGTGGTGGGAATCAAAAA GCATCCTGGTGTATCGTGCTCATAAAATCATTGAGTCGTGTCAGGAGGCCTTCATCCTTCGTCTGTTCAGACAGAAGAACAAGACAGGCTTCATCAAAGCCTTCACTGACAAGGCCACGGCCTTCTCCTCGGGTTTCTGCCAGGTGGAGCGTGTGATGAGGAACCTCTTCATCAAGAAGCTCTACCTGTGGCCCAG GTTTCAAGCGTCAGTAAACACAGCACTGGACAGGCACAAGCCGGAGGTGGTGGAGCTCCATGTGTCATTGTCACCAGCTATGAGGGCCATCCAGAGCTCCATCATGGATATCATGAGCGCCTGTCTGAAGGAGCTGAAGCGCTACAACCCCACCCTGGAGGCCGAGGACCTTTCCCTGGAGAACACGCTAGGCAATGCCTTCGACAAG ACCATCCATCACTACCTGGACCCCTTGTGGCATCAACTGGGAGCAAAGACCAAGGCCCTGGTCCAGGACCTGAAAGTGCTGAGGGTTCTCCTGCTGTACCTCACCCAGTATGACTGTGTCACCTTCCTCAATCTGCTCGAGTCGCTGCGCTCCAGCCAAAAGATCTTTGGATCCAATTCAG GGTGGTTGTTCCTCGACTCCAGTACCTCCATGTTTGTGAACGCCAGGAGTAGAGTGTACCGCATCCCAGAGAGCAAGAAGAAACTCAAAGTAGGAGCGGAGGCAGAGAAGTCATCCTCTGCTTTAG AGGTGAAGCGGGAACTGGTGCTGGAGAAGAGCCCAAAGTGGGCGGCTCTGTCTGAGGTACTGCAGGAGATTGAGAGGGAGAACAAGAGCTCTCAACGTGAACCAG GTCGTGTGCTGATCTGTGCCAGTGATGACAGGACTTGTGCCCAGCTGCAGCAGTACATCAGGCACGGCTCTGAGTGGCTGCTTAACCGACTGTATGCCCGCACGATCGCTAAACGGGACTCCGCTGCAGCCGCCGCCTTTGACCTTGACTTGCACAAAAAGGGCAAAGGCTGGCCTAAAAAGGGAGCCAAGGGCAAGGAgcctgcacagaaaaaaaacacaaagagtaaAAAAAGGCCATCCCTGACCCTGACCCAGATGATGGGGAAAAATGAAGGTGACGCAGCGATGATGGGCAGCAGTGGAGATGAGGATGACATGACGGATGAGGATGTAGGGGAGGAAGAACAGCTGAAGATGGATTTGTCATCGGATGCCTACTATGGCATCCTAAAGGAGCCGCTGACTGTCATTCACCCACTGAAAGGCCTCACCGACCCCCACAGCTTGACCCGGGTGCTGCATGAGGTAGAGCCCAGTTTTGTGGTGCTGTACGACGCTGAACTCAGTTTTGTCCGCCAGCTGGAGATCCACAAAGCTAGCCGGCCCGGAAAGCCACTTAGGGTGTATTTCCTCATCTATGGAGGCTCAACAGAAGAACAGAAGTACCTGACGGCGCTGTCTAAGGAAAAGAAAGCCTTTGAACACCTGATCAG GGAAAAAGCTACTATGGTCATcccagaggagagggaggggcgAGAAGACACCAACCTGGACCTTGCTAGAAATTTAGAGCCCGCCAACGCCACCACCAACACGCGCAAAGCAG GAGGCCAGGAGCAACACAAAGAGCCCTCACGAGTCATTGTGGACATGCGTGAGTTCCGCAGTGAGCTGCCCTCCTTGCTGCACCGGCGTGGGCTGGACATCGACCCTGTCACTCTTGAAGTCGGCGACTACATCCTGACCCCGGATACGTGTGTCGAGCGCAAGAGCGTCAGCGATCTGATCGGCTCGTTGCAGAGCGGCCGCCTCTACACACAGTGTGTCTCCATGAACCGCTACTACAGAAAACCAGTGCTCCTCATTGAGTTTGACCCAGCGAAACCGTTCTCCTTAATGGCCCGATCAGATTTCCGTCATGAGATTTCGTCTAATGACATTTCTTCAAAACTCACCTTACTCACCTTGCATTTCCCCAGGCTCCGTATACTCTGGTGCCCGTCCCCACACGCCACAGCTGAGCTCTTCCTGGATCTAAAGCAAGGTCGCTCTGAACCAGATGCTGCAGCAGCTCAGGCGGTCACAGCCGAGTCAGACATGGTGGCTGAATCAGCAGCCCTCTACAACCCAGGACCTTATGACTTCCTGTTGAAAATACCTGGGGTCAATATGAAAAACTATAGGGCTCTTATAAAAAATGCAGACAGCTTGGCAGATTTAGCCAAACTCAGCCAGGACAAACTAGCAGAAATACTCGGGAATGCTAACAGCGCTAAATTGCTCTATGAGTTTCTGCATAATGTCGCGGATGTCCCTGCTCCTGCTCAGAAGGCCAAACTGACGTGA
- the ercc4 gene encoding DNA repair endonuclease XPF isoform X1 encodes MAGPLLEFETEMFLSLFGCDGLLVVAEGMGIDRILLQFMRVYSEQDSLVLLLNTTPPEQEYFTELLRVDGVTHLPRTVTSDVQSTERYNVYTGGGVLFVTSRILVVDFLTDRIPAHLISGILVYRAHKIIESCQEAFILRLFRQKNKTGFIKAFTDKATAFSSGFCQVERVMRNLFIKKLYLWPRFQASVNTALDRHKPEVVELHVSLSPAMRAIQSSIMDIMSACLKELKRYNPTLEAEDLSLENTLGNAFDKTIHHYLDPLWHQLGAKTKALVQDLKVLRVLLLYLTQYDCVTFLNLLESLRSSQKIFGSNSGWLFLDSSTSMFVNARSRVYRIPESKKKLKVGAEAEKSSSALEVKRELVLEKSPKWAALSEVLQEIERENKSSQREPGRVLICASDDRTCAQLQQYIRHGSEWLLNRLYARTIAKRDSAAAAAFDLDLHKKGKGWPKKGAKGKEPAQKKNTKSKKRPSLTLTQMMGKNEGDAAMMGSSGDEDDMTDEDVGEEEQLKMDLSSDAYYGILKEPLTVIHPLKGLTDPHSLTRVLHEVEPSFVVLYDAELSFVRQLEIHKASRPGKPLRVYFLIYGGSTEEQKYLTALSKEKKAFEHLIREKATMVIPEEREGREDTNLDLARNLEPANATTNTRKAGGQEQHKEPSRVIVDMREFRSELPSLLHRRGLDIDPVTLEVGDYILTPDTCVERKSVSDLIGSLQSGRLYTQCVSMNRYYRKPVLLIEFDPAKPFSLMARSDFRHEISSNDISSKLTLLTLHFPRLRILWCPSPHATAELFLDLKQGRSEPDAAAAQAVTAESDMVAESAALYNPGPYDFLLKIPGVNMKNYRALIKNADSLADLAKLSQDKLAEILGNANSAKLLYEFLHNVADVPAPAQKAKLT; translated from the exons GAGtatttcacagagctgctgcGAGTGGATGGTGTGACCCACTTGCCCAGGACAGTGACCAGCGATGTCCAGAGCACTGAGCGCTATAATGTTTACACGGGGGGAGGAGTGCTGTTTGTCACCAGTAGAATCCTGGTGGTCGACTTCCTCACTGACCGCATCCCTGCCCATCTCATATCAG GCATCCTGGTGTATCGTGCTCATAAAATCATTGAGTCGTGTCAGGAGGCCTTCATCCTTCGTCTGTTCAGACAGAAGAACAAGACAGGCTTCATCAAAGCCTTCACTGACAAGGCCACGGCCTTCTCCTCGGGTTTCTGCCAGGTGGAGCGTGTGATGAGGAACCTCTTCATCAAGAAGCTCTACCTGTGGCCCAG GTTTCAAGCGTCAGTAAACACAGCACTGGACAGGCACAAGCCGGAGGTGGTGGAGCTCCATGTGTCATTGTCACCAGCTATGAGGGCCATCCAGAGCTCCATCATGGATATCATGAGCGCCTGTCTGAAGGAGCTGAAGCGCTACAACCCCACCCTGGAGGCCGAGGACCTTTCCCTGGAGAACACGCTAGGCAATGCCTTCGACAAG ACCATCCATCACTACCTGGACCCCTTGTGGCATCAACTGGGAGCAAAGACCAAGGCCCTGGTCCAGGACCTGAAAGTGCTGAGGGTTCTCCTGCTGTACCTCACCCAGTATGACTGTGTCACCTTCCTCAATCTGCTCGAGTCGCTGCGCTCCAGCCAAAAGATCTTTGGATCCAATTCAG GGTGGTTGTTCCTCGACTCCAGTACCTCCATGTTTGTGAACGCCAGGAGTAGAGTGTACCGCATCCCAGAGAGCAAGAAGAAACTCAAAGTAGGAGCGGAGGCAGAGAAGTCATCCTCTGCTTTAG AGGTGAAGCGGGAACTGGTGCTGGAGAAGAGCCCAAAGTGGGCGGCTCTGTCTGAGGTACTGCAGGAGATTGAGAGGGAGAACAAGAGCTCTCAACGTGAACCAG GTCGTGTGCTGATCTGTGCCAGTGATGACAGGACTTGTGCCCAGCTGCAGCAGTACATCAGGCACGGCTCTGAGTGGCTGCTTAACCGACTGTATGCCCGCACGATCGCTAAACGGGACTCCGCTGCAGCCGCCGCCTTTGACCTTGACTTGCACAAAAAGGGCAAAGGCTGGCCTAAAAAGGGAGCCAAGGGCAAGGAgcctgcacagaaaaaaaacacaaagagtaaAAAAAGGCCATCCCTGACCCTGACCCAGATGATGGGGAAAAATGAAGGTGACGCAGCGATGATGGGCAGCAGTGGAGATGAGGATGACATGACGGATGAGGATGTAGGGGAGGAAGAACAGCTGAAGATGGATTTGTCATCGGATGCCTACTATGGCATCCTAAAGGAGCCGCTGACTGTCATTCACCCACTGAAAGGCCTCACCGACCCCCACAGCTTGACCCGGGTGCTGCATGAGGTAGAGCCCAGTTTTGTGGTGCTGTACGACGCTGAACTCAGTTTTGTCCGCCAGCTGGAGATCCACAAAGCTAGCCGGCCCGGAAAGCCACTTAGGGTGTATTTCCTCATCTATGGAGGCTCAACAGAAGAACAGAAGTACCTGACGGCGCTGTCTAAGGAAAAGAAAGCCTTTGAACACCTGATCAG GGAAAAAGCTACTATGGTCATcccagaggagagggaggggcgAGAAGACACCAACCTGGACCTTGCTAGAAATTTAGAGCCCGCCAACGCCACCACCAACACGCGCAAAGCAG GAGGCCAGGAGCAACACAAAGAGCCCTCACGAGTCATTGTGGACATGCGTGAGTTCCGCAGTGAGCTGCCCTCCTTGCTGCACCGGCGTGGGCTGGACATCGACCCTGTCACTCTTGAAGTCGGCGACTACATCCTGACCCCGGATACGTGTGTCGAGCGCAAGAGCGTCAGCGATCTGATCGGCTCGTTGCAGAGCGGCCGCCTCTACACACAGTGTGTCTCCATGAACCGCTACTACAGAAAACCAGTGCTCCTCATTGAGTTTGACCCAGCGAAACCGTTCTCCTTAATGGCCCGATCAGATTTCCGTCATGAGATTTCGTCTAATGACATTTCTTCAAAACTCACCTTACTCACCTTGCATTTCCCCAGGCTCCGTATACTCTGGTGCCCGTCCCCACACGCCACAGCTGAGCTCTTCCTGGATCTAAAGCAAGGTCGCTCTGAACCAGATGCTGCAGCAGCTCAGGCGGTCACAGCCGAGTCAGACATGGTGGCTGAATCAGCAGCCCTCTACAACCCAGGACCTTATGACTTCCTGTTGAAAATACCTGGGGTCAATATGAAAAACTATAGGGCTCTTATAAAAAATGCAGACAGCTTGGCAGATTTAGCCAAACTCAGCCAGGACAAACTAGCAGAAATACTCGGGAATGCTAACAGCGCTAAATTGCTCTATGAGTTTCTGCATAATGTCGCGGATGTCCCTGCTCCTGCTCAGAAGGCCAAACTGACGTGA